One window of Fusarium keratoplasticum isolate Fu6.1 chromosome 2, whole genome shotgun sequence genomic DNA carries:
- a CDS encoding Dynactin subunit 6, with the protein MSSKRHSILPAIDRSGPRPPVNFSSSLTISNNAMLQGTHSITMQSETVVHPRSKFESNLGSILIGRRCLIHERTHIGARPADIESAKPGGIALGDYVTIEAGSIIEAGGTEIGEGSTIQAGANIGCGSKIGKNCTITQLSKLAPGTILPDNTVVFSNGTRRIDKRDISDHKKIALIKQLAILRKMIPSDPDKFK; encoded by the exons atgtcTAGTAAAAGGCACTCGATTCTCCCTGCCATCGACCGCAGCGGTCCCAGGCCACCCGTCAACTTCTCGTCCTCcctcaccatctccaacaatgCGATGCTGCAAGGCACACACTCGATCACGATGCAGTCAGAGACCGTGGTTCATCCGCGATCGAAGTTCGAGTCCAACCTAGGATCCATCTTGATCGGACGACGATGTCTTATCCACGAACGGACGCATATCGGAGCTCGCCCTGCCGACATCGAGAGTGCGAAGCCCGGTGGTATAGCTCTAGGAGACTACGTGACGATTGAGGCCGGTTCAATCATTGAGGCTGGAGGCACTGAGATTGGCGAAGGTTCAACGATCCAAGCTGGAGCCAACATTGGTTGTGGTTCCAAGATTGGCAAG AACTGCACCATCACTCAATTGTCCAAGTTGGCACCAGGAACCATTCTGCCAGACAACACAGTGGTCTTCTCCAACGGCACAAGACGCATCGATAAGCGTGATATTTCCGATCACAAGAAGATTGCTTTGATCAAGCAACTTGCTATTTTGCGAAAAATGATACCCAGCGACCCCGACAAATTCAAATAA
- a CDS encoding NADH dehydrogenase [ubiquinone] flavoprotein 1, mitochondrial: MLSTRAAPKKAVGLSRTAVRGLATVQDGAPKRTYGGLRDQDRIFQNLYGRYPVDLKSAKRMGDWHKTKEIILKGHDWIIGEVKASGLRGRGGAGFPSGLKWSFMNFKDWDKDNKPRYLVVNADEGEPGTCKDREIMRKDPHKLVEGCLIAGRAMNATAAYIYIRGEFVEEAAVLQRAINEAYADGLIGKNACGSGYDFDVYIHRGAGAYVCGEETSLIESLEGKPGKPRLKPPFPAAVGLFGCPSTVTNVETVAVAPTICRRGGSWFAGFGRERNQGTKLYCISGHVNNPVTVEEEMSIPLRELIDKHCGGVRGGWDNLLAVIPGGSSTPVLPKHVCDDQLMDFDALKDSQSGLGTAAVIVMDKSTDIVRAISRLSHFYRHESCGQCTPCREGSKWTEQIMSRFEKGQAREREIDMLQELTKQVEGHTICALGEAFAWPIQGLIRHFRPELEARMQKFAQESGGAPLAGGWSHDSRAQGKLVSPGQ, encoded by the exons ATGCTGTCCACGAGAGCGGCgcccaagaaggccgtcGGCCTCTCACGGACCGCCGTGAGAGGCCTGGCAACTGTCCAGGACGGCGCCCCGAAGCGAACGTACGGCGGTCTCCGAGACCAAGATCGCATCTTTCAGAATCTGTACGGACGATACCCCGTCGACCTCAAGAGCGCGAAGCGGATGGGCGACTGgcacaagaccaaggagatcATCCTCAAGGGTCACGATTGGATCATtggcgaggtcaaggcctcTGGTCTGCGAGGACGAGGTGGTGCTGGTTTCCCCTCGGGTCTGAAATGG TCTTTCATGAACTTCAAGGACTGggacaaggacaacaagCCCCGTTacctcgtcgtcaacgcCGATGAGGGTGAGCCCGGAACTTGCAAGGACCGCGAGATCATGCGAAAGGACCCAcacaagctcgtcgagggATGCCTCATTGCCGGCCGAGCCATGAACGCGACCGCTGCCTACATCTACATCCGAGGTGAattcgtcgaggaggccgccGTCCTCCAGCGAGCCATCAACGAGGCCTACGCCGACGGCCTCATTGGCAAGAACGCCTGCGGATCCGGCTACGATTTCGATGTTTACATTCACCGAGGTGCCGGAGCCTACGTCTGTGGCGAGGAGACTTCGCTCATCGAGTCCCTCGAGGGCAAGCCCGGCAAGCCCCGTCTCAAGCCCCCGTTCCCCGCCGCCGTCGGTCTTTTCGGATGCCCCTCCACCGTCACCAACGTCGAGACTGTCGCTGTCGCCCCTACCAtctgccgccgaggaggaagctggtTCGCCGGCTTTGGCCGTGAGCGAAACCAGGGCACCAAGCTCTACTGTATCTCTGGTCACGTCAACAACCCCGTCactgttgaggaggagatgtcGATTCCCCTGCGTGAGCTGATTGACAAGCACTGCGGTGGTGTTCGAGGTGGATGGGATAACCTCTTGGCCGTCATCCCCGGTGGTTCTTCCACTCCTGTCCTGCCCAAGCACGTCTGCGATGACCAGCTGATGGACTTTGACGCCCTCAAGGACAGCCAGTCTGGTCTCGGTACTGCTGCCGTTATCGTCATGGACAAGAGCACCGATATTGTCCGAGCCATCAGCCGTCTCAGCCACTTCTACCGCCACGAGAGTTGCGGCCAGTGCACACCCTGCCGAGAGGGCAGCAAGTGGACGGAGCAGATCATGAGCCGATTCGAGAAGGGCCAGGCTCGCGAGCGGGAGATTGACATGCTCCAGGAGCTCACCAAGCAGGTTGAGGGTCACACTATCTGCG CTCTGGGAGAGGCTTTTGCCTGGCCCATCCAGGGTCTTATCCGTCACTTCCGACCCGAGTTGGAGGCCCGGATGCAGAAGTTTGCGCAGGAGTCTGGCGGTGCTCCTCTGGCTGGTGGATGGAGTCACGACTCAAGGGCTCAGGGAAAGCTGGTGTCTCCTGGTCAATAA
- a CDS encoding Smr domain-containing protein — MPNETSEELVQKLVESFRSLLDEALVVAIASDHDLKQQTQYEAAKAILDGLAQDVTAEEATGFNPSGISGVAEDPNEETSTTETGSQQASRARDTDTSVSDITSSTASTAYSIPRLTSFNDDSEESKVLLLQGMFSELKEFDIKHSLKKANGDFQTALDDLLNIQYLKSTGQEQKGVDGFFQPEASVGKKKKNRKKGKKPSVDDTPSSSSGTSTPGDLKEMKRQDEIAYLADRLDLPFGFVSGIFYNKRCASGATAVEILDQYIAQGIETQDEAAKKYAQELAQKYRNVPEKYMSTIVQVTGSISQESDDIAALLSKHFTKNPWTQKLDLNYPLTPLPQEEIDGFETVTSGKAKVTKPLAPRLGSPFDPSAYTQAAEKASQYNRAKREAAASAAQLSRRGASNPLYRQAAGYYAEVAREQGRYAAQATSTAADLLVEKQSTASSIDLHGVYVQDGVRIARQRTQAWWSALGEFRSEKARQQPFTVITGLGRHSAGGVSQLRQAVAAALLQDGWKMQVETGRFVIKGRR, encoded by the exons ATGCCCAACGAAACTTCAGAAGAACTTGTCCAGAAGCTGGTG GAATCTTTCCGCTCGCTTCTGGATGAGGCCCTCGTAGTCGCTATTGCGAGCGATCACGATCTCAAGCAACAAACCCAATATGAAGCGGCCAAGGCtatccttgatggcctcgctCAAGATGTCACTGCCGAGGAAGCAACTGGATTTAACCCCAGCGGTATCTCTGGTGTGGCCGAAGACCCAAATGAAGAAACAAGCACCACCGAGACAGGCAGCCAGCAAGCCTCTCGCGCAAGAGATACCGACACTTCTGTCAGCGACATTACTTCGTCAACTGCAAGCACGGCGTACTCCATCCCGCGGCTCACGTCTTTTAATGACGACAGCGAAGAGAGCAAGGTGCTCCTCCTTCAGGGCATGTTCTCCGAGCTCAAGGAATTCGACATCAAGCATTCCTTGAAAAAGGCAAATGGAGACTTCCAGACCGCACTTGACGATCTCCTCAACATTCAGTACCTCAAGTCAACAGGCCAAGAGCAGAAAGGAgtcgatggcttcttccagccTGAGGCGAGTGtcgggaagaagaagaagaacagaaagaagggaaagaaacCTTCGGTCGACGATACGCCGTCGTCTAGCAGTGGAACTAGCACACCTGGAGACTTGAAGGAGATGAAAC GCCAAGATGAGATTGCGTATCTTGCAGATAGGCTCGATCTGCCATTCGGCTTCGTCTCTGGCATCTTCTACAACAAGCGCTGTGCCAGCGGCGCAACAGCAGTTGAGATCCTGGATCAGTACATCGCTCAAGGTATCGAGACCCAGGACGAAGCGGCAAAGAAGTACGCCCAGGAACTCGCTCAAAAATACCGCAACGTTCCTGAAAAGTACATGTCGACCATCGTTCAGGTTACTGGTTCCATCTCGCAGGAGTCGGACGACATTGCCGCCCTGCTGAGCAAGCACTTTACAAAGAACCCTTGGACGCAGAAGCTCGATCTGAACTACCCCCTCACGCCACTCCCGCAAGAGGAAATCGATGGTTTCGAAACTGTTACATCTGGAAAGGCCAAAGTGACGAAGCCATTGGCCCCCAGACTAGGCAGCCCTTTTGACCCCTCCGCGTACACGCAAGCTGCGGAGAAGGCTAGCCAGTATAATCGGGCCAAGCGTGAGGCAGCAGCTTCTGCTGCACAGCTCAGCAGGCGAGGCGCCTCGAATCCTCTCTACCGACAAGCCGCTGGCTACTACGCAGAGGTTGCAAGGGAGCAGGGCCGCTATGCAGCGCAGGCCACCTCGACTGCCGCCGATCTCCTGGTTGAGAAGCAGAGCACAGCCAGCTCGATCGACTTGCACGGCGTCTACGTGCAGGATGGTGTGCGCATCGCCCGCCAGAGGACGCAGGCCTGGTGGTCTGCTCTAGGCGAGTTTAGGTCTGAAAAGGCGCGGCAGCAGCCATTTACTGTCATCACTGGACTCGGTCGCCATAGTGCTGGTGGTGTGTCACAGTTGAGACAGGCTGTGGCTGCAGCTCTGCTTCAGGACGGATGGAAGATGCAGGTCGAGACCGGGCGCTTCGTGATCAAGGGTCGACGATAA
- a CDS encoding Hydroxyacid-oxoacid transhydrogenase translates to MVPAVRAIPNAAKRATNLLRTVQFTHPPSCPCHSNPGYHQSPPVLTPSRHAHQRKYATPTTHPGQKEYAFEMAASSIRFGPGVTQEVGMDLKNLGAKRVCVVTDENVDKLDAMRQVREALTREGVPFEVYSNVRIEPKDSSIKDAIAWARPYEPDAFLAVGGGSVIDTAKLMNLYTAYPDADFLDFVNAPLGKGRPVDKPLKPLIAVPTTAGTGSETTGTAIFDLVSKRAKTGVAHRNLKPTLGICDPLNTRTMPAAVKAASGLDVLCHSLESWTAIPFNERTPRPTNPILRPAYQGANPISDVFSFHALRATVKYLPRSVRDPDDLEAQSEMLLAATLAGVGFGNAGVHLCHGMSYPISGQNPGYKHAGYQVASPIIPHGVSVAVSAPAVFRFTAASNPDRHLAAAEAFGVDITNVKRESAGEVLAEAITKFLAELGDQPKGLKELGFGTEHIEALVEGTIPQARVLSLAPGLSSQLEAEKDQLRRLFEDAMTH, encoded by the exons ATGGTGCCCGCCGTGAGAGCTATCCCCAAC GCCGCCAAGCGAGCTACGAACCTGCTCCGCACCGTTCAGTTTACTCACCCGCCCTCATGTCCCTGCCACTCGAATCCCGGCTATCACCAGTCGCCGCCGGTTCTCACCCCCTCCAGACATGCTCATCAGCGCAAGTATGCCACGCCGACCACGCACCCGGGCCAGAAGGAGTACGCTTTTGAGATGGCTGCCTCGTCAATTCGTTTCGGTCCCGGCGTGACGCAGGAGGTTGGTATGGACTTGAAGAACCTGGGCGCGAAGCGAGTTTGTGTCGTGACGGATGAGAACGTCGACAAGCTAGATGCTATGCGACAGGTTCGTGAGGCTCTCACTCGAGAGGGTGTTCCTTTTGAGGTTTACTCCAACGTCCGAATTGAGCCAAAGGATAGCTC TATCAAGGACGCCATCGCTTGGGCTCGTCCTTATGAGCCCGATGCCTTCCTGGCTGTCGGAGGCGGCTCAGTCATCGACACAGCCAAGCTCATGAACTTGTATACGGCGTACCCAGACGCCGACTtcctcgactttgtcaacgCGCCACTCGGCAAGGGCCGTCCCGTCGACAAGCCCCTAAAGCCCCTCATCGCCGTCCCGACCACAGCCGGCACGGGCAGCGAGACAACGGGAACCGCCATCTTCGACCTCGTGTCCAAGCGAGCAAAGACGGGTGTCGCCCACCGGAACCTCAAGCCTACGCTCGGAATTTGTGATCCCCTCAACACGAGGACTATGCCTGCAGCAGTCAAGGCCGCCTCAGGTCTCGACGTGCTCTGCCACTCGCTCGAGTCCTGGACGGCCATTCCTTTCAATGAGCGAACACCGAGGCCTACCAATCCCATCCTGCGTCCAGCGTATCAGGGAGCCAACCCCATCTCTGATGTGTTTTCGTTCCACGCTCTCCGTGCTACTGTCAAGTACCTTCCACGATCTGTAAGGGATCCTGATGATCTCGAGGCTCAGAGTGAGATGCTTCTAGCCGCCACTCTGGCTGGTGTTGGTTTCGGAAACGCTGGTGTTCATCTCTGCCACG GCATGTCGTACCCTATCTCGGGTCAGAACCCAGGCTACAAGCACGCTGGATACCAAGTAGCATCGCCAATCATCCCTCACGGTGTGTCGGTCGCCGTCTCCGCCCCGGCCGTCTTCCGTTTCACAGCCGCCTCTAACCCAGACCGACATCTTGCCGCGGCCGAGGCATTCGGAGTCGACATCACCAACGTCAAGCGCGAGAGTGCAGGCGAGGttctcgccgaggccatcaccaagttcCTGGCAGAACTAGGAGACCAGCCCAAGggcctcaaggagctcgggTTCGGCACGGAGCACATCGAGGCTCTTGTAGAGGGGACGATCCCTCAGGCACGTGTGCTGAGCTTAGCCCCTGGTTTGTCCAGCCaactcgaggctgagaaggatCAGCTCCGGAGATTGTTTGAGGATGCCATGACGCATTAG